The DNA segment GTACCCGCGCTGCTGCCGCAAATGGCCGTTGCGCAGACCCAGCAGCAAAGCTATGACATCCCGGCCGGCGATCTCGGCTCGGCGCTGACCCGTTTCGCCGGGCTGGCCGGGGTCAGCCTGTCGGTAGAGCCAGGACTGGTCCAGGGTCGGCAAAGCACCGGCCTGTCTGGCAGCTACAGTGTCGAAGACGGCTTTGCCCGGCTGCTGCAAGGCAGCGGCCTGCAACTGCAAAGCGTGGGCAACAGCAGCTACACCCTGGTTCCGGCCCCTCAGGCGTCCGGCGCAGGCACGCTGGAACTGGGCAGCACCGCGATCGTCAGCACCAGTATTCTGTCGTTCAACGGTGACGGTGAGCGCTACGCCGGTAATCAGGTGGCGCGGCGCGGTTCGCTGGGCCTGCTCGGCTCGCGGGACTTCATGGACACGCCGCTGAGCAGTACCACCTATACCAGCGAAACCGCCAAGAACCTGCAGGCCCGGACCCTCAGTGATCTGGTGGCCAGTGACCCGTCGGTGCGCGCCACCAACCCGGCCGGCGGGCGCTTCGAGCAGTTCACCATTCGTGGCTTCAGCCTGTTCAACACCGATGTGTCGTACAACGGCCTGTACGGCGTGTTGCCGACCTACTCCATCGACATGGAAATGGCCGACCGGGTTGACGTGTTCAAAGGCACCAACCAATTGCTCAACGGCATTTCGCCACGCGGCAGCATCGGCGGCGGCGTCAACGTGGTCGCCAAGCGCGCCACCGATAAACCCATTACCGAGTTCACCGGCAGCGTCGCCTCCGACAGCCAGGTTGGCGGTGCCGTGGATCTGGGCCGGCGTTTTGGTGACAACAATGAATACGGCATCCGCTTCAACAGCGTGAAGCAGTCCGGTGATACTGAGTGGGATCACCAGCACGTTGACCGCGAACTGTCGGTGCTGGGTCTGGATTTCCGTGGCGAGCGACTGCGCGTCTCGGCGGATATCGGCCGCACCGAACGCGATACCGATGCGCCACAGGAGCGTATCCAGGTCGGCGCCAACGCCCGGGTCCCCAGTGCCGGCGCCATCGACAAGAACTACGCCCAGGCCTGGAGCTGGGCCAGTACCAACGACACCTTCGGCGATCTGAACGCCGAATACGACATCAGCGACTCGTTCATGGTCTACGGCGCGGTCGGCGCCCGCGAGAGCAACCACGAGTTCATGCGTCATGCAGTGTCGGTCAGCAACAACGCCGGCGACTTCACTGTCTCGCCACGCTTCTTCACCCGTGACGAGAGCGTACGCACCGCCACCGTGGGGGCGCGCAAATGGCTGCAGACCGGCCCGGTCAGCCACGAGCTGAACATCTCGGCCACGCACTTTTACATGGACTTCACCAACGGCGGCGCGCGTTATGCCACCGCAGCGGGCAATATCTACAACCCGGTGCAACGCGCTCTGCCGAACACCCCGACCCGCCTGGACTCAAAGGACTACACCGAGAACCGCTTCGACAGTATCGGCCTGGCCGACACCCTGGGGTTCTTTGATGACCGTCTGCTGGTCACCCTGGGTGGACGCTTCCAGCGGGTGCAGGTCGAAGACTGGAGCGATGGTGTGCGTGGCGAGACGGCCTACGACGAGAAGAAGTTCTCGCCCTCCGGCGGCGTGGTGTACAAGGTCACCGATCAGTGGTCGCTGTACGCCAACTACATGGAAGGCCTGAGCCTGGGCAAAATCGCCCCGTCGACCTCGATCAACGAAAACCAGATCTTCGCGCCGTTCATCAGCCGTCAGGTCGAAATCGGCAGCAAATACGACCTGGGTTCGCTGGCCTTCACCGCCAGCGTGTTCCGGGTCAAGCAGCCGGCCTACGAGACCAACGCCACCACACGGGTATTCGGCCCCAGCGGCAAGCGTGAAAACACCGGCCTGGAGTTAAACGTGTTCGGTGAACCGCTGCAAGGCGTGCGCCTGCTGGGCGGGGTGATGTACATCCACAGCGAACTGACCGACACGGTCAATGGTGTCTATGACGGCAACCGCGCACCGGCCACGCCCAAGTACAACGTCAATCTCGGCGCCGAATGGGATGTGCCAGGCGTACAGGGCGTGACCCTGACCGCCCGCGGCATCCACTCCAGCTCGCAATATCTGGACCAGGCCAACAGCAAGTCCATCGATAGCTGGCAACGGGTGGACCTCGGCGCGCGCTACGCCTTCAAGGTCAACAGCACCGACGTCACCCTGCGCGCCAATGTCGAGAACGTTCTGGACAAAGCCTACTGGGCCTCGGCCGGTGCCTCCGACGACAGCGAACCAGGCCTGACCCTGTCGACCCCGCGTACCTACCTGCTGTCGGCCACTGTCGGGTTCTGATAACGGCGCTATGACCCGCCGTAGGAGCGGCTTCAGCCGCGAAGGCTCCGCCGCTAGCCTTCGCCGCTGAAGCGGCTCCTACGGGGTCATGTGTTTGCTGCGCGATAGGCCCCACAGGTTCAATCAGGCAATACGCAGAAACCGCTTGAGCTCTTCGCCCTGCACCTTGGCGTCGTGCCGGCCCAGTTCGATCAGTTCGCTGCAATAGCCTGCTTCGAACAACAGGTAGCTCAAAACACTGGCGCCGCTGGTCTTGGTCGCGCCCGGGCCGCGCAGAAAGGTGCGCAAGGCTGGCGGCAGCTCGTGGCGATGGCGTGCGGCGATTTCGTCCAGCGGGCGACTCGGCGAGATCACCAGTACCTCGACTGGCGCCATACCCGGCTGACGGCGCGCCTGTTCGTCGGGCAGCAGTGCACTGAGGGTATTGAGCCGTTCCAGCAGCTCGATGTCGCCTTCCAGACTGTCAATAAACGTACTGTTGAGCAGGTGACCGCTGATCTGCGCCATGCTCGGCTGATTCCCCGTGGTAACCCGGTGCACCTGAGGCTGGGCTTGCACCCCGCGCGGGTTGCCGCTGACCCCGATGACCAGCACCCGGTTGGCCCCCAAATGCAGCGCCGGGCTGATCGGCGCCGACTGACGCACCGCGCCGTCACCGAAATATTCCTGCTCGACCTTGACCGGCGCAAACAACAACGGGATCGCCGAGCTGGCCAGCAGGTGGTCCACGGTCAAGCGCGAAGGCAGGCCCA comes from the Pseudomonas sp. StFLB209 genome and includes:
- a CDS encoding TonB-dependent receptor, which translates into the protein MPALPRRRSLLASSISRSTLCLNLGMGLALGVPALLPQMAVAQTQQQSYDIPAGDLGSALTRFAGLAGVSLSVEPGLVQGRQSTGLSGSYSVEDGFARLLQGSGLQLQSVGNSSYTLVPAPQASGAGTLELGSTAIVSTSILSFNGDGERYAGNQVARRGSLGLLGSRDFMDTPLSSTTYTSETAKNLQARTLSDLVASDPSVRATNPAGGRFEQFTIRGFSLFNTDVSYNGLYGVLPTYSIDMEMADRVDVFKGTNQLLNGISPRGSIGGGVNVVAKRATDKPITEFTGSVASDSQVGGAVDLGRRFGDNNEYGIRFNSVKQSGDTEWDHQHVDRELSVLGLDFRGERLRVSADIGRTERDTDAPQERIQVGANARVPSAGAIDKNYAQAWSWASTNDTFGDLNAEYDISDSFMVYGAVGARESNHEFMRHAVSVSNNAGDFTVSPRFFTRDESVRTATVGARKWLQTGPVSHELNISATHFYMDFTNGGARYATAAGNIYNPVQRALPNTPTRLDSKDYTENRFDSIGLADTLGFFDDRLLVTLGGRFQRVQVEDWSDGVRGETAYDEKKFSPSGGVVYKVTDQWSLYANYMEGLSLGKIAPSTSINENQIFAPFISRQVEIGSKYDLGSLAFTASVFRVKQPAYETNATTRVFGPSGKRENTGLELNVFGEPLQGVRLLGGVMYIHSELTDTVNGVYDGNRAPATPKYNVNLGAEWDVPGVQGVTLTARGIHSSSQYLDQANSKSIDSWQRVDLGARYAFKVNSTDVTLRANVENVLDKAYWASAGASDDSEPGLTLSTPRTYLLSATVGF
- a CDS encoding patatin-like phospholipase family protein, which produces MAEPAVVGSSDQAVTGLILSGGGARAAYQVGVLAGIADLLPYGAMNPFPVIVGTSAGAINAVKLASDAMRFRVAVHQLTLFWQNFRSHQVLRSDWPGVIRQASRFVGKSLLGLGSQAPVALLNSSPLRDLLNERMDLSGIEQAIEAQHLRAVAVTAFGYESGQAVTFYQGKGSIEPWLRHRRVGLPSRLTVDHLLASSAIPLLFAPVKVEQEYFGDGAVRQSAPISPALHLGANRVLVIGVSGNPRGVQAQPQVHRVTTGNQPSMAQISGHLLNSTFIDSLEGDIELLERLNTLSALLPDEQARRQPGMAPVEVLVISPSRPLDEIAARHRHELPPALRTFLRGPGATKTSGASVLSYLLFEAGYCSELIELGRHDAKVQGEELKRFLRIA